Proteins encoded together in one Paracidovorax wautersii window:
- a CDS encoding methylated-DNA--[protein]-cysteine S-methyltransferase, producing the protein MHFHPHTVQTRIATPLGDVRLAASPAGLCGLWFDGQRHQPAPWLDGPTAWPEDTAHPVLRNAATQLQQYFSGERARFDLPLDLSGGTPFQQAVWQALLRIDAGQTRSYAALARMLDRPLAVRAVGAAVGRNPVSVVVPCHRVLGSGGALTGYAGGLPRKVALLRREGVAVAFADPAAAGPEPAPPHAGTPAARPQGLRA; encoded by the coding sequence ATGCACTTCCACCCCCACACCGTCCAGACCCGCATCGCCACACCGCTCGGCGATGTGCGCCTGGCCGCCTCCCCCGCCGGCCTGTGCGGCCTGTGGTTCGACGGGCAGCGGCACCAGCCGGCCCCGTGGCTGGACGGCCCCACCGCCTGGCCCGAGGACACCGCCCACCCGGTGCTGCGCAACGCCGCCACGCAGCTGCAGCAGTACTTCAGTGGCGAACGCGCCCGGTTCGACCTGCCGCTGGACCTGTCGGGCGGCACACCCTTCCAGCAGGCGGTGTGGCAGGCGCTGCTGCGAATCGACGCCGGTCAAACGCGCAGCTATGCCGCCCTCGCCCGGATGCTGGACCGGCCCCTGGCCGTACGTGCCGTGGGCGCGGCCGTCGGCCGCAACCCGGTCAGCGTGGTCGTGCCCTGCCACCGCGTGCTGGGATCGGGCGGCGCGCTGACGGGCTACGCCGGCGGCCTGCCGCGCAAGGTGGCGCTGCTGCGGCGCGAGGGCGTGGCCGTGGCGTTTGCCGACCCCGCCGCCGCCGGTCCAGAGCCTGCGCCGCCGCATGCGGGCACGCCGGCAGCACGCCCGCAGGGCCTGCGCGCATGA
- a CDS encoding DMT family transporter translates to MSGAPSTATAGPAWLGEFVLLSALWGASFLFMRLGASQFGPLPTAGLRVGLAAAFLLPILLRQGQWPALRAHWRPILLAGLINSAIPFALFAWAVMHLATGLTSILNATVPLFGALVAWVWLGDRIARVRWLGLALGFVGVALLAWRAPAGTAAAGPHAGWAMAACLAASTCYALAASFARRYLTGIPPLATATGSQIGAALGLALPTVWLWPAQMPGLRAWLAIAAIAVLCTGVAYILYFRLIAHAGPSRALAVTFLAPVFAVAYGTLFLHEAVTPWMVGCGLVIVCGTMLSTGLIGPRRQPAPGPR, encoded by the coding sequence ATGAGCGGCGCGCCGTCGACGGCCACGGCCGGCCCGGCCTGGCTGGGCGAATTCGTCCTGCTCTCCGCCCTGTGGGGCGCGTCGTTCCTGTTCATGCGGCTGGGGGCGTCGCAGTTCGGTCCCCTGCCCACGGCGGGATTGCGGGTCGGGCTGGCGGCGGCGTTCCTGCTGCCCATCCTGCTGCGGCAGGGCCAGTGGCCCGCACTGCGCGCCCACTGGCGTCCCATCCTGCTGGCGGGCCTCATCAACTCGGCCATTCCGTTCGCGCTCTTCGCCTGGGCGGTGATGCACCTCGCCACCGGGCTCACCTCCATCCTCAACGCCACGGTGCCGCTGTTCGGCGCGCTGGTGGCCTGGGTGTGGCTGGGCGACCGCATCGCCCGCGTGCGCTGGCTGGGCCTGGCGCTGGGCTTCGTCGGCGTGGCGCTGCTGGCCTGGCGCGCCCCCGCGGGCACGGCGGCGGCCGGCCCCCACGCCGGCTGGGCCATGGCGGCCTGCCTCGCGGCGTCGACCTGCTACGCGCTGGCCGCCAGCTTCGCCCGGCGCTACCTCACGGGCATCCCGCCGCTGGCGACCGCTACCGGCAGCCAGATCGGGGCCGCGCTGGGCCTGGCGCTGCCCACCGTCTGGCTGTGGCCGGCGCAGATGCCCGGCCTGCGCGCCTGGCTGGCCATCGCCGCCATCGCCGTGCTGTGCACCGGCGTGGCCTACATCCTGTACTTCCGCCTCATCGCCCATGCCGGCCCCAGCCGCGCGCTGGCCGTCACCTTCCTCGCGCCCGTGTTCGCGGTGGCCTACGGCACTCTGTTCCTGCACGAAGCCGTTACCCCTTGGATGGTGGGCTGCGGCTTGGTGATCGTGTGCGGCACCATGCTGTCGACCGGGCTCATCGGGCCGCGGCGACAGCCGGCGCCCGGCCCGCGATAG
- a CDS encoding isochorismatase family protein, with protein sequence MLLDALESQLVLVDYQERLMPAIFEGPAVLANAVRLAQIAQMLDVPVWGTEQNPSRLGSNDPALRALCRKTLAKMHFSAAEEGLGEWLRPPARPQQGGNARSLPRHLQKPAQAPADERATIVLAGCEAHVCLLQTALDLLEDEFEVWVVTDACSSRTERNRDAAFDRLAGAGAELVTTEMVAFEWLRSCENPVFKDVLALVK encoded by the coding sequence ATGCTGCTTGACGCCCTTGAATCCCAACTCGTGCTGGTGGACTACCAGGAACGCCTGATGCCGGCCATCTTCGAAGGCCCGGCCGTGCTGGCCAACGCCGTGCGGCTGGCCCAGATCGCGCAAATGCTGGACGTGCCTGTGTGGGGTACCGAGCAGAACCCCTCCCGCCTGGGGTCGAACGATCCCGCCTTGCGCGCGCTGTGCCGCAAGACCCTCGCCAAGATGCATTTCAGTGCGGCGGAAGAGGGCCTTGGCGAATGGCTGCGCCCCCCGGCCCGCCCGCAGCAGGGCGGCAATGCCCGCAGCCTGCCGCGCCATCTGCAAAAGCCTGCCCAGGCGCCGGCCGATGAGCGCGCCACCATCGTCCTGGCCGGTTGCGAAGCCCATGTCTGCCTGCTGCAGACAGCGCTGGATCTGCTGGAGGACGAGTTCGAGGTGTGGGTGGTGACGGATGCCTGCAGCTCGCGCACCGAGCGCAACCGCGACGCCGCGTTCGACCGCTTGGCCGGGGCCGGCGCCGAACTGGTCACCACCGAGATGGTGGCTTTCGAATGGCTGCGCAGCTGCGAGAACCCGGTGTTCAAGGATGTGCTGGCGCTGGTGAAGTAA
- a CDS encoding C40 family peptidase has protein sequence MSRWFCLLLLVCANAYAAPSTATSDEVDRILAERGLLAHLQDVRHDVADRTTELVSTAMGFLGVPYRRGGNSAETGFDCSGFVRAIFEQAKGMVLPRRANEQAAATEVIDKKDLQPGDLVFFNTMRRAFSHVGIYVGDGKFIHAPRSGAEVRVEDMSVAYWQRRFNGARRVQADEADSLSAASKR, from the coding sequence ATGTCTCGTTGGTTCTGCCTTTTGTTACTTGTTTGTGCGAATGCTTACGCTGCGCCCAGCACCGCCACTTCGGATGAAGTGGATCGGATTCTGGCCGAGCGCGGCCTCCTGGCCCACCTCCAGGATGTTCGACATGACGTTGCCGACCGCACCACCGAACTCGTCTCCACCGCCATGGGCTTCCTGGGGGTTCCGTACCGCCGCGGCGGCAACAGTGCCGAAACCGGGTTCGACTGCAGCGGCTTCGTACGCGCGATCTTCGAACAGGCCAAGGGCATGGTGCTGCCCCGCCGCGCCAACGAACAGGCTGCTGCGACCGAGGTGATCGACAAGAAGGACCTCCAACCGGGCGATCTGGTGTTCTTCAACACCATGCGGCGCGCCTTCAGCCACGTCGGCATCTACGTCGGCGATGGCAAGTTCATCCATGCCCCGCGCAGCGGCGCCGAAGTGCGTGTGGAAGACATGAGCGTCGCCTACTGGCAGCGCCGCTTCAATGGCGCCCGCCGCGTCCAGGCCGACGAGGCCGACAGCCTGTCCGCCGCATCCAAACGCTGA
- a CDS encoding EAL domain-containing protein — MASNLVVLGLLYLAVIALLACVPAGRLMQPSRSARCLAGAVSGCITAAVTALMPLPEVQSGIYLHPTVVVACGFFFGPMAGGVAAGAAAALLLAVHGPAPLGTVALQALLLWAAGSGWHQASQRRRLHPWLGLAGMAFTPPVLIALWAHLPALLSLPQPFAATAWPQWQGIPWRYALGGLLLGGGIALVRSRAASLCELRRRENELQAAIDASGGGRWEWNVRTQRFSCHGSFYRAFGLRGDGATGTTDWQRWNARRHPDDLARIGEQLHRAMNGLQDSYYAEFRMRDDQGRWRWLISRGQVIERDAAGLPLRLAGMDLDITEHHELQEALQASEAKYTTVYETLPDPAGIVRVSDGCFVDVNPAFTRLIGCERTDVVGKKLLELDLWPSAAERAALMDGLRLHGEVSNLPLTAHSGSAAVPGLLSARTARIAAHECVVFVFRDMTQEQRVREELVAAHRLLQQAGWLARLGVWEHDARAGLVYWSDVCFDIHGLPQHAPLPRDYLTAFVAPAWRAKVVEQMRYALAHPSSWSIDIEIIRADGRQVWVRVHGESIVENGVIARVRGVMQDIDERQRADERLRRSEERFGAMFQLLPYPIGLSRRSDGRYVDVNPAWEKALGYTRAQAVENTVVGLGIFTPEAREQLVEVANRDGQLVNRELVMTTRSGERRTILQSMRPIDIHGEACWLFAILDITDRVRAEQRVREREEQLSLTISAAALGLWDWNMQTRMLSGDARWRETLGLPAQGDISSESPLWQSGMTPTALQDVRAELARHRAHPATPFDATWHIQRPQGGGRWVRSVGKIVEYGAGGEPQRMVGVCIDVTHQHNQQELLQKLAHYDALTGLPNRVLLADQLLDAMAQAQHASHQLAVAYLDLDGFKPVNDRLGHGAGDRLLVSVAQRLQQALRSTDCVARLGGDEFVVLLPDLDSRTQCEALLQSLMQRIAAPYALGAERVIVTASIGYTLYPEDGADADTLLRHADQAMYAAKQAGRNRFHAFDAAQERALQTQREQSAQLAQALAQGQFVLYLQPKVDMRRGVVVGAEALARWAHPDRGVLAPAAFLPLIHHGAMEVPFGEWVIDSALALAAQLQAQGLDLPVSVNVAAPHLQQQGFATWMAACLTRHPGVPARLLDLEITESAALYDIDHVAAELAQLRALGVTVSLDDFGTGYSSLTYLRRLPMDHLKLDQSFVHGMMTDPGDLAIVQGVIGLARSFGYRIVAEGVETVEQGQMLLQMGCTHAQGYCIARPMPAAEFAAWAAGWTAPPAWQRGRPL; from the coding sequence ATGGCCAGTAACCTGGTCGTCCTCGGCCTGTTGTACCTGGCCGTGATCGCCCTGCTGGCCTGCGTGCCGGCCGGCAGGCTGATGCAGCCTTCGCGCAGCGCCCGCTGCCTGGCCGGCGCCGTCAGCGGCTGCATCACGGCCGCCGTCACCGCACTGATGCCCCTGCCCGAGGTGCAGTCCGGCATCTACCTGCATCCCACGGTGGTCGTGGCCTGCGGCTTTTTCTTCGGGCCGATGGCCGGGGGCGTGGCCGCGGGCGCGGCGGCGGCCCTGCTGCTGGCCGTGCATGGCCCGGCCCCTCTCGGCACGGTGGCCTTGCAGGCGCTGTTGCTGTGGGCGGCCGGAAGCGGGTGGCATCAGGCCAGCCAGCGCCGGCGCCTCCACCCCTGGCTGGGCCTGGCCGGCATGGCCTTCACGCCGCCGGTGCTGATTGCGCTGTGGGCGCACCTGCCGGCCCTGCTCTCGCTACCGCAGCCTTTCGCGGCAACCGCGTGGCCGCAGTGGCAGGGCATTCCCTGGCGCTATGCGCTGGGCGGGCTGCTGCTGGGCGGCGGCATCGCGCTGGTCCGCAGCCGCGCCGCGTCGCTGTGCGAACTGCGCCGCCGCGAGAACGAATTGCAGGCGGCCATCGACGCATCCGGTGGCGGGCGCTGGGAGTGGAACGTGCGCACCCAGCGCTTTTCCTGCCATGGCAGCTTCTACCGCGCCTTCGGGCTGCGGGGCGACGGTGCCACGGGCACGACAGACTGGCAACGCTGGAACGCGCGCCGCCACCCCGACGACCTGGCCCGCATCGGCGAGCAGCTGCACCGGGCGATGAACGGACTGCAGGACAGCTACTACGCCGAGTTCCGCATGCGCGACGACCAAGGCCGCTGGCGATGGCTCATCTCGCGCGGACAGGTCATCGAGCGCGACGCCGCCGGCCTGCCGCTGCGGCTCGCGGGGATGGACCTGGACATCACCGAACACCACGAGCTGCAAGAGGCGCTGCAGGCCTCGGAAGCCAAGTACACGACGGTCTATGAAACCCTGCCCGATCCCGCAGGTATCGTGCGCGTGTCCGACGGCTGCTTCGTGGACGTGAACCCCGCGTTCACCCGGCTCATCGGCTGCGAGCGCACGGACGTGGTCGGCAAGAAGCTGCTGGAGCTGGATCTTTGGCCGTCCGCGGCCGAACGCGCGGCGCTGATGGACGGCCTGCGCCTGCACGGCGAAGTGAGCAACCTGCCGCTGACCGCACACAGCGGCAGCGCGGCGGTGCCTGGCCTGCTGTCGGCCCGCACGGCCCGCATAGCCGCGCACGAGTGTGTGGTGTTCGTGTTCCGCGACATGACGCAGGAGCAGCGTGTGCGCGAAGAGCTGGTGGCGGCCCACCGGCTGCTGCAGCAGGCCGGGTGGCTGGCACGGCTGGGCGTGTGGGAGCACGACGCCCGCGCCGGCCTGGTGTACTGGTCGGACGTGTGCTTCGACATCCACGGCCTGCCGCAGCATGCGCCGCTGCCGCGCGACTATCTGACCGCATTCGTGGCGCCCGCCTGGCGCGCCAAGGTGGTCGAGCAGATGCGCTACGCCCTGGCGCACCCCTCCTCCTGGAGCATCGACATCGAGATCATCCGCGCCGACGGCCGGCAGGTGTGGGTGCGCGTGCACGGCGAATCGATCGTGGAGAACGGCGTGATCGCCCGCGTGCGCGGCGTGATGCAGGACATCGACGAACGCCAGCGGGCCGACGAGCGCCTGCGCCGCTCCGAGGAACGGTTTGGCGCCATGTTCCAGCTGCTGCCCTACCCCATCGGCCTGTCGCGCCGCAGCGACGGCCGCTATGTGGATGTGAACCCCGCCTGGGAAAAGGCGCTGGGCTACACGCGGGCGCAGGCCGTGGAGAACACCGTCGTCGGGCTGGGCATCTTCACGCCCGAGGCACGGGAGCAGCTCGTGGAAGTCGCCAACCGTGACGGACAGCTGGTCAACCGCGAGCTGGTGATGACCACGCGCAGCGGCGAGCGGCGCACCATACTGCAGTCCATGCGGCCGATCGACATCCACGGAGAGGCCTGCTGGCTGTTCGCCATCCTGGACATCACCGACCGCGTGCGGGCCGAGCAGCGCGTGCGCGAACGCGAGGAGCAGCTGTCCCTCACCATCTCCGCCGCAGCACTGGGGCTGTGGGACTGGAACATGCAGACGCGCATGCTCAGCGGCGACGCGCGCTGGCGCGAAACGCTCGGCCTGCCTGCGCAGGGCGACATTTCCAGCGAAAGCCCGCTGTGGCAGTCCGGTATGACGCCCACCGCCCTGCAGGACGTGCGTGCGGAGCTGGCCCGGCACCGCGCCCATCCGGCCACGCCCTTCGACGCCACCTGGCACATCCAGCGGCCGCAGGGCGGCGGACGCTGGGTGCGCAGCGTGGGCAAGATCGTGGAATACGGTGCGGGCGGCGAGCCGCAGCGCATGGTGGGGGTTTGCATCGACGTGACCCACCAGCACAACCAGCAGGAGCTGCTGCAGAAGCTGGCGCACTACGACGCCCTCACCGGCCTGCCCAACCGCGTGCTGCTGGCGGACCAACTCCTGGACGCCATGGCGCAGGCGCAGCACGCGTCCCACCAGCTGGCCGTGGCCTATCTCGATCTGGACGGCTTCAAGCCCGTCAACGACCGCCTGGGCCACGGCGCGGGCGACCGGCTGCTGGTCAGTGTGGCGCAGCGCCTGCAGCAGGCCCTGCGGTCCACGGACTGCGTGGCCCGGCTGGGCGGCGACGAGTTCGTGGTCCTGCTGCCCGACCTGGATTCGCGCACGCAGTGCGAAGCCCTGCTGCAGTCGCTGATGCAGCGCATCGCCGCGCCCTATGCGCTGGGGGCGGAGCGGGTCATCGTCACGGCCAGCATCGGCTACACGCTGTATCCGGAGGACGGTGCCGATGCCGACACGCTGCTGCGCCACGCCGACCAGGCCATGTACGCCGCCAAGCAGGCGGGCCGCAACCGCTTCCATGCCTTCGACGCCGCGCAGGAGCGCGCCCTGCAGACCCAGCGCGAACAGAGTGCGCAGCTGGCCCAGGCCCTGGCGCAGGGCCAGTTCGTGCTGTACCTGCAGCCCAAGGTGGACATGCGCCGGGGCGTGGTGGTCGGAGCGGAGGCGCTGGCCCGCTGGGCACACCCCGACCGCGGCGTGCTGGCGCCGGCGGCGTTCCTGCCGCTGATCCACCACGGCGCCATGGAAGTGCCCTTCGGCGAATGGGTGATCGACAGCGCGCTCGCCCTCGCCGCCCAGCTGCAGGCGCAGGGACTGGATCTGCCGGTCAGCGTGAACGTGGCCGCACCGCACTTGCAGCAGCAGGGGTTCGCAACCTGGATGGCCGCCTGCCTGACACGCCACCCCGGCGTACCGGCGCGCCTGCTGGACCTGGAGATCACCGAGAGCGCCGCCCTCTACGACATCGACCATGTGGCGGCCGAACTGGCGCAGCTGCGCGCCTTGGGCGTCACCGTCTCGCTGGACGACTTCGGCACCGGCTATTCGTCGCTGACCTATTTGCGCCGCCTGCCCATGGACCACCTCAAGCTCGACCAGAGCTTCGTGCACGGGATGATGACCGACCCGGGCGACCTGGCCATCGTGCAGGGCGTGATCGGCCTGGCGCGCTCCTTCGGCTACCGCATCGTGGCGGAAGGCGTGGAAACCGTCGAGCAGGGCCAGATGCTGCTGCAGATGGGCTGCACCCACGCCCAGGGTTACTGCATCGCCCGGCCCATGCCGGCGGCCGAATTCGCCGCCTGGGCCGCCGGGTGGACTGCGCCACCAGCCTGGCAGCGGGGTCGGCCGCTTTGA
- a CDS encoding AlkA N-terminal domain-containing protein: MPAALPPPQDEPLEDARYLALAARDARFDGRFFTGVTSTGIYCRPVCAVRTPRRENCRFFTLAAQAEKAGFRPCLRCRPELAPRALLWSTQDASDILVREALRLLDAQGLAQASAESAAPGMAAVAARLGVTDRHLRRIFEAALGVSPLQYVQTRRLLTAKQLLTDTDLPVTQVALASGFGSVRRFNAAFAQHYRLNPTQLRRTGATGTSGNGGATVRLAYRPPLDAAALLRFFAQRQITGLEDVGADPAGPLGLRRTVQLGHGPQAVRGWVSAEFDPVRPLVLLRTSDSLLPVLPQVIARVRALLDLDADPAAINAVLHTDFPHGDGLRVPGAFDGFELAVRAVLGQQITVAAARTLAQRLVERFGEPLETPWPTLRRLFPTPAALAAAEGDALGQLGIVRQRQAAIVALAQAVDNGALSLAPSADVPTTTAALCALPGIGDWTAQYIAMRALRWPDAFPAGDVALHKALGVQGAPRPAVAAAAASQAWRPWRSYAVVRAWAQGSASHALSKT; this comes from the coding sequence ATGCCCGCCGCCCTTCCGCCACCGCAGGACGAACCGCTCGAAGATGCGCGCTACCTGGCGCTGGCCGCGCGGGACGCACGCTTCGACGGCCGCTTCTTCACCGGAGTGACCAGCACCGGCATCTACTGCCGGCCCGTCTGCGCCGTGCGTACGCCCCGGCGCGAGAACTGCCGCTTCTTCACCCTGGCCGCGCAGGCGGAGAAGGCGGGCTTCCGCCCCTGCCTGCGCTGCCGGCCGGAGCTGGCGCCGCGCGCGCTGCTCTGGTCCACGCAGGACGCGTCGGACATCCTCGTGCGCGAGGCGCTGCGCCTGCTCGACGCGCAAGGTCTGGCCCAGGCCAGCGCGGAGTCTGCCGCTCCGGGCATGGCGGCCGTGGCGGCCCGGCTGGGCGTGACGGACCGGCACCTGCGGCGCATCTTCGAGGCGGCGCTGGGCGTATCACCGCTGCAATATGTTCAAACGCGGCGCCTGCTCACCGCCAAGCAATTGCTCACCGATACCGACCTGCCCGTCACGCAGGTCGCCCTGGCCAGCGGGTTCGGCAGCGTGCGCCGTTTCAACGCGGCCTTTGCGCAGCACTACCGGCTCAACCCGACGCAGCTGCGGCGTACCGGCGCGACCGGAACCAGTGGCAACGGCGGCGCCACCGTGCGCCTGGCCTACCGCCCGCCGCTCGACGCGGCGGCCTTGCTGCGCTTCTTTGCGCAGCGGCAGATCACGGGGCTGGAGGATGTGGGCGCGGACCCGGCCGGCCCGCTGGGGTTGCGCCGCACCGTGCAGCTGGGGCACGGTCCGCAGGCCGTGCGCGGCTGGGTGAGCGCCGAGTTCGATCCGGTGCGCCCGCTGGTGCTGCTGCGCACCAGCGACAGCCTGCTGCCGGTGCTGCCCCAGGTGATCGCCCGCGTGCGGGCCCTGCTCGACCTGGATGCCGACCCCGCGGCCATCAACGCCGTGCTGCACACCGACTTCCCCCACGGCGACGGTCTGCGCGTGCCGGGCGCGTTCGACGGCTTCGAGCTGGCCGTGCGCGCGGTGCTGGGCCAGCAGATCACCGTGGCCGCGGCCCGCACCCTGGCGCAGCGCCTGGTGGAGCGTTTCGGCGAACCGCTGGAGACGCCCTGGCCCACGCTGCGCCGGCTCTTTCCCACCCCCGCCGCACTGGCTGCCGCCGAGGGCGATGCGCTCGGACAGCTGGGCATCGTGCGCCAGCGCCAGGCCGCCATCGTGGCCCTGGCGCAGGCCGTGGACAACGGTGCGCTGTCGCTGGCCCCTTCCGCCGACGTGCCCACCACCACGGCCGCGCTGTGCGCCCTGCCCGGCATCGGCGACTGGACGGCGCAGTACATCGCCATGCGCGCGCTGCGCTGGCCCGACGCCTTCCCCGCCGGCGACGTGGCGCTGCACAAGGCGCTGGGCGTGCAGGGGGCGCCGCGGCCGGCCGTAGCGGCGGCGGCAGCGTCGCAGGCCTGGCGCCCCTGGCGCAGCTACGCGGTGGTGCGTGCCTGGGCCCAGGGCTCGGCCAGCCATGCACTATCAAAAACATAG
- a CDS encoding propionate--CoA ligase, with amino-acid sequence MGRYADFYRRSIDERDAFWAEQARLIDWQTPPAHVCDYAHPPFARWFVGGTTNLCHNAVDRHLAHRAAQPALVAISTETGSERTYSFAELHAEVQRMAAVLQTLGVRQGDRVLIYMPMVAEAAFAMLACARIGALHCVVFGGFAAGALASRIDDAEPVAIISADAGSRGGKVVPYKPLLDEALRLARHQPQAVLMVNRGLAPMPLHAGRDHDWASMRARHLQAQVPCAWVEATHPSYTLYTSGTTGKPKGVQRDTGGYAVALAASMRHIFGVEPAVGGTSPGVFFATSDIGWVVGHSYIVYGPLLAGMTTVFYEGLPTRPDAGVWWSIVEKYGVTHMFSAPTAVRVLKKQDPAHLQGHDLSTLRALWLAGEPLDEPTAQWISQALQVPIIDNYWQTETGWPILTLSNGVEPQASRFGSPGRAVYGYDVKLIDEHTGEELTEPNQKGVVAIEGPLPPGCMQTVWRDDDRFVNTYWKSVPGRLVYSTFDWGIRDADGYYFILGRTDDVINVAGHRLGTREIEECIAAHPAIAEVAVVGVADALKGQVAMAFAVVRDAAATGDDAARLRLEGEVMKLVDGRLGAVARPSRVHVVTALPKTRSGKLLRRALQAVAEHRDPGDLTTMEDPAALQQVKALVG; translated from the coding sequence ATGGGCCGCTACGCCGATTTCTACCGGCGCTCCATCGACGAGCGTGACGCTTTCTGGGCCGAGCAGGCCCGCCTGATCGACTGGCAGACACCGCCCGCGCACGTCTGCGACTACGCCCACCCTCCCTTCGCGCGCTGGTTCGTGGGCGGCACCACCAACCTGTGCCACAACGCGGTGGACCGGCACCTGGCCCACCGGGCCGCCCAACCCGCGCTGGTGGCGATCTCGACGGAGACAGGCTCCGAGCGGACCTATTCGTTTGCGGAGCTGCACGCCGAGGTGCAGCGCATGGCGGCTGTTTTGCAGACGCTGGGGGTTCGGCAGGGCGACCGGGTGCTGATCTACATGCCCATGGTTGCCGAGGCCGCGTTCGCCATGCTGGCCTGTGCACGCATCGGGGCGCTGCACTGCGTCGTCTTCGGTGGCTTCGCGGCGGGCGCGCTGGCATCGCGCATCGACGATGCGGAGCCGGTGGCCATCATCAGCGCCGATGCGGGCTCGCGCGGCGGCAAGGTCGTACCGTACAAGCCGCTGCTGGACGAGGCGCTGCGTCTGGCGCGGCACCAGCCGCAAGCGGTGCTCATGGTCAACCGCGGTCTGGCCCCCATGCCGCTGCACGCCGGGCGCGACCACGACTGGGCATCGATGCGTGCGCGGCACCTGCAAGCGCAGGTGCCCTGCGCCTGGGTGGAGGCTACGCACCCGAGCTACACCCTCTACACCAGCGGCACCACCGGCAAGCCCAAGGGCGTGCAGCGCGACACCGGCGGCTATGCCGTGGCGCTGGCGGCCAGCATGCGGCACATCTTCGGGGTGGAGCCCGCGGTGGGCGGGACGTCGCCGGGCGTGTTCTTCGCCACCAGCGACATCGGCTGGGTGGTGGGCCACAGCTACATCGTCTACGGGCCGCTGCTGGCCGGCATGACCACCGTGTTCTACGAGGGGCTGCCGACGCGGCCGGATGCCGGCGTGTGGTGGAGCATCGTCGAGAAGTACGGCGTGACGCACATGTTCTCCGCGCCCACGGCGGTGCGCGTGCTCAAGAAGCAGGACCCGGCCCATCTGCAAGGGCACGACCTGTCCACCCTGCGCGCGCTGTGGCTGGCCGGCGAGCCGCTGGACGAGCCCACGGCGCAGTGGATCAGCCAGGCACTGCAGGTGCCCATCATCGACAACTACTGGCAGACCGAGACGGGCTGGCCCATCCTCACGCTGAGCAATGGCGTGGAGCCGCAGGCTTCGCGCTTCGGCAGCCCCGGCCGAGCGGTGTACGGCTACGACGTGAAGCTGATCGACGAGCATACGGGCGAGGAGCTGACCGAACCGAACCAGAAGGGCGTGGTCGCCATCGAGGGACCGTTGCCGCCCGGCTGCATGCAGACCGTGTGGCGCGATGACGACCGTTTCGTGAACACCTATTGGAAGAGCGTGCCGGGCCGGCTGGTCTACAGCACCTTCGACTGGGGCATCCGCGACGCGGACGGCTACTACTTCATCCTGGGCCGCACGGACGACGTCATCAACGTGGCCGGCCACCGGCTGGGCACGCGCGAGATCGAGGAATGCATCGCCGCACACCCGGCGATCGCCGAGGTGGCCGTGGTCGGTGTAGCGGATGCCCTCAAGGGCCAGGTGGCCATGGCGTTCGCCGTGGTGCGCGACGCGGCCGCGACGGGGGACGACGCCGCGCGCTTGCGCCTGGAAGGCGAGGTGATGAAGCTGGTGGACGGCCGCCTGGGCGCCGTGGCCCGGCCGTCCCGCGTGCACGTCGTCACGGCGCTGCCCAAGACGCGCAGCGGCAAGCTGCTGCGGCGCGCCCTGCAGGCGGTGGCCGAACACCGCGACCCGGGCGACCTGACCACGATGGAAGACCCGGCAGCACTGCAGCAGGTGAAGGCGCTGGTGGGCTGA